One Maribacter cobaltidurans genomic window carries:
- a CDS encoding LytR/AlgR family response regulator transcription factor, whose protein sequence is MNVIIIEDEKPAARRLGRLLSELDVEVSTMLHSVEESIIWFQENQHPDLIFLDIQLSDGLSFEIFDVVDVKSAIIFTTAYDEYALQAFKLNSIDYLLKPIDDEELESAVKKYRTLKPETKKLTLDFEDIKKLLVNPLEREYKKRFTAKVGQHLKIINADDVECFYSENKGTYAATSDGRNYLLDITLENLEGELQPETFFRVSRKFYVNINYIKDIISYTNSRLQIKLNSFSEQEIIVSRERVKDFKLWLE, encoded by the coding sequence ATGAACGTAATTATTATAGAAGACGAAAAACCTGCCGCCAGAAGACTTGGAAGACTTTTATCTGAATTGGATGTGGAAGTATCTACCATGCTTCACTCCGTGGAGGAATCCATTATATGGTTCCAGGAAAACCAGCATCCGGACCTTATTTTCTTGGATATTCAGCTTTCGGATGGGCTTTCCTTTGAAATATTTGATGTGGTAGATGTTAAGAGTGCTATTATTTTTACCACCGCTTATGACGAATATGCCCTTCAGGCTTTTAAACTAAACAGCATAGATTATCTGTTGAAACCTATTGATGATGAGGAATTGGAAAGTGCCGTTAAAAAATACCGCACCTTAAAACCCGAGACCAAAAAATTGACCTTGGATTTTGAGGATATAAAAAAGCTATTGGTAAATCCTTTGGAAAGAGAATACAAAAAAAGATTTACGGCCAAAGTGGGTCAGCATTTGAAAATAATAAACGCAGATGATGTGGAATGTTTTTATAGTGAGAACAAGGGCACGTATGCGGCCACATCCGATGGTAGAAATTATTTGCTGGATATAACCTTGGAAAATTTGGAAGGGGAGCTACAACCTGAAACCTTTTTTAGGGTCAGCAGAAAGTTTTATGTGAACATCAACTATATTAAAGACATCATTTCCTATACCAATTCCCGTTTGCAGATTAAGCTAAATTCATTTTCGGAACAGGAAATCATTGTGAGTAGGGAACGGGTCAAGGATTTTAAGTTGTGGTTGGAGTAG
- a CDS encoding 2TM domain-containing protein gives MEDRLHQSEKLIKARKRVNDMKKFYRHLRVYIIVNVLLLVVKLNLFNWFKDDYDWMQDPQFSDWIGINLLGTPVFWGIGLLGHALYVFKFKSKSWDELKPKFIRDWEQRQLDKFLKEENKD, from the coding sequence ATGGAAGATAGACTACACCAATCGGAAAAATTAATAAAAGCTCGCAAACGGGTCAACGATATGAAAAAGTTCTATCGTCATCTAAGAGTCTACATTATAGTAAATGTATTGTTACTAGTTGTGAAATTAAATTTATTTAATTGGTTTAAGGATGATTATGACTGGATGCAAGATCCTCAATTTAGCGACTGGATAGGTATAAACCTTCTAGGAACTCCTGTTTTTTGGGGAATAGGGCTTTTAGGACATGCACTTTATGTTTTTAAGTTCAAATCAAAATCTTGGGACGAACTCAAGCCTAAGTTCATAAGGGATTGGGAACAAAGACAATTGGATAAATTTCTAAAGGAAGAAAATAAGGATTGA
- a CDS encoding 2TM domain-containing protein, translated as METRDINERKKLKRAQERLKQLKGFYIHLTIYLVVNITLLILKLIGNASYGESFMGPVWHFSTFSTWFFWGIGLFFHGLKVFNRTTLFSKNWEERQIQKYLEQEKRDAEKFGSHKR; from the coding sequence ATGGAAACAAGGGACATTAACGAAAGAAAAAAGCTAAAAAGGGCTCAGGAAAGACTAAAGCAATTGAAGGGCTTTTATATTCATCTTACCATTTATTTAGTGGTAAACATCACTCTTTTAATATTGAAATTGATCGGAAATGCCTCCTATGGGGAATCCTTTATGGGGCCGGTATGGCACTTTAGTACCTTTAGTACATGGTTTTTCTGGGGAATAGGCTTATTCTTCCATGGTCTGAAAGTTTTTAACCGAACCACACTTTTTTCTAAAAATTGGGAGGAGCGTCAGATTCAAAAATATCTGGAACAGGAGAAGCGGGATGCGGAAAAATTTGGTAGCCATAAAAGGTAA
- a CDS encoding LETM1-related biofilm-associated protein codes for MNPSASGWIDKFGSLVKNHVSAYTTFGDLYETLKKVGFVYGINTGYPNFILPEHEFSEDEKAKVNLVTALYFTFRIETGQTDFNLFLEKIFLFYETLEVNKVSFLGKLFSGNKTSTKLEKILESRVYLEDNIISKTFNSFITNSLLYIDVLLFRKYLLKAKGIKKHAQKLEYLSINITYHALNSKEKNRKDEKLAQLLASSLTFISSDTQKFDDSYREHLLANDDEWENKYLLDLACLTVWEDHTLQPVESEFIHEIGKDLKLDEKTVQDSLSYVTYFITAHKETIPFLQEHNMAVQFYDSMSKLVNRLILRNRKRLHKELSESAELVSLLSKSTIKDLTKEEKKKVQSQLLDIFKSIPSLAIFLLPGGAILLPIFIKLIPKLLPSAFDENRVENEG; via the coding sequence GTGATTTATATGAAACCCTAAAGAAAGTTGGCTTTGTTTATGGTATAAATACAGGTTACCCAAATTTCATATTGCCAGAACACGAGTTCTCCGAAGATGAAAAGGCGAAAGTAAATTTGGTAACAGCGCTATACTTTACTTTTAGGATTGAAACGGGCCAAACCGATTTTAACCTGTTCCTTGAAAAAATATTCTTGTTCTATGAAACCTTGGAGGTCAATAAAGTCTCCTTCTTGGGAAAACTTTTTTCGGGTAACAAAACTTCCACAAAGCTTGAAAAAATTCTGGAATCACGCGTTTATCTAGAGGATAATATCATAAGCAAGACCTTCAATAGTTTTATTACCAATTCGCTGTTGTACATTGATGTACTCTTGTTCAGAAAATATTTGTTGAAGGCAAAAGGAATAAAAAAGCACGCTCAAAAGCTTGAATATCTTTCCATTAACATTACCTATCATGCGTTAAACTCAAAGGAAAAGAATAGAAAGGATGAGAAGTTGGCCCAGTTATTAGCCTCTTCATTGACTTTTATAAGCAGTGATACGCAAAAATTCGATGATTCGTACAGGGAGCATTTACTGGCCAATGACGATGAATGGGAAAACAAATATTTATTGGATCTAGCCTGCCTCACCGTATGGGAAGACCATACTTTACAGCCCGTTGAGTCTGAATTTATCCATGAAATAGGTAAGGACCTGAAATTGGATGAAAAAACAGTTCAAGATTCCCTGTCATACGTCACCTATTTTATAACCGCTCACAAGGAAACTATACCGTTTCTACAGGAACATAATATGGCCGTGCAATTTTATGATAGCATGTCCAAACTGGTGAACAGGCTTATCCTTCGAAACCGGAAACGTTTACATAAGGAACTCTCGGAAAGTGCAGAATTAGTATCCCTTTTATCAAAAAGCACTATTAAAGACCTTACAAAGGAGGAAAAGAAAAAAGTGCAATCGCAACTTCTGGACATTTTTAAAAGTATACCTTCCCTGGCCATTTTCTTGCTTCCAGGTGGGGCCATTTTACTTCCGATATTTATCAAATTGATACCTAAACTATTGCCCTCTGCCTTTGATGAAAATCGGGTGGAAAATGAAGGGTAG